One window of Elusimicrobiota bacterium genomic DNA carries:
- the rpsH gene encoding 30S ribosomal protein S8, whose protein sequence is MDPIADFLTRIRNANIRQKDRIDVPLSGIKAEIARILKDEGFIANYKTIFNEKRVGTLRVFLKYSPTKEAVIRGIKRTSRPGLRIYRSYREIPRVRVGFAVTILTTPAGVLTDKQAKEKKVGGEVLCQVW, encoded by the coding sequence ATGGACCCCATCGCTGACTTCCTGACCCGCATCCGCAACGCGAACATCCGGCAGAAGGACCGCATCGACGTCCCTCTGTCCGGCATCAAGGCGGAGATCGCCCGCATCCTCAAGGATGAGGGCTTCATCGCCAACTACAAGACGATCTTCAACGAGAAGCGCGTCGGAACCCTGCGCGTCTTCCTGAAGTACTCGCCCACGAAGGAGGCGGTCATCCGCGGCATCAAGCGGACCTCCCGCCCCGGGCTGCGCATCTATCGCTCGTACCGCGAGATCCCCCGCGTGCGAGTGGGCTTCGCGGTGACGATCCTGACCACGCCTGCGGGCGTGCTCACGGACAAGCAGGCGAAGGAGAAGAAGGTCGGCGGAGAGGTCCTCTGCCAGGTCTGGTAA